The Hemiscyllium ocellatum isolate sHemOce1 chromosome 19, sHemOce1.pat.X.cur, whole genome shotgun sequence genome has a segment encoding these proteins:
- the LOC132824741 gene encoding mRNA-decapping enzyme 1B-like isoform X4, which yields MVSIYGIWFYDEVECQRIAELMKNLTQLEQLKAQQEVGSPISNQNEAVDIVQMLFKAEHEYNKVKLSSEPKQMTSSNLIRNSSNLIKPIPIKLTEFGTDTHYQQVQQQNKSTELGTKHLNLAVLFGTQEKSTLTNVPNETQEFKSKASSRPAVVRSLSYEEPRKLLELETSQNVKKQFCPAIQKLMSRGVDLHPVSELPENHSCENQSERSVEESLAGLFQSQSSTGNISLQQTRLDKSSSLFPKGTHKLLQKLHCTQASISTSCPTVIHSDLFSRTPNGSQMQPVSQSHSAYLSSTRQVQPEMHHVPTIDKSKSTIASNSCTNQIQASSIIPPHELFQKLQIVQQDQQHHAGKMTLAAKFSAQPPPLVNQSDSAMKHFDSQTEKFISSEKPNLLIQAISPQRIPATVIPSLLMSPTVFTQSSVGKPMTRVEASAILLPQTDTIMAPKQLHSGLHSSAQVAELTIKKTHTLTKTQLQETLLYLLQNDPNFVNAIYEAYLTSQSNTSAEKKT from the exons TGTCAATCTATGGCATCTGGTTCTATGATGAGGTGGAATGTCAAAGAATTGCAGAACTTATGAAGAA TTTAACTCAGCTGGAGCAGTTGAAGGCACAACAAGAAGTTGGATCACCAATTTCTAACCAAAATGAAGCAGTGGACATTGTGCAGATGCTGTTCAAGGCTGAACACGAATATAATAAG GTTAAGCTGTCTTCTGAGCCAAAACAGATGACTAGTTCCAATCTGATTCGCAATAGTTCAAATTTGATCAAGCCAATTCCAATTAAATTGACTGAGTTTGGAACAGACACTCATTACCAACAAGTACAGCAACAGAACAAG AGCACAGAATTGGGAACAAAACATTTGAATTTGGCGGTCTTGTTTGGAACACAAGAAAAATCTACTTTAACTAATGTGCCAAATGAAACACAGGAATTCAAGAGTAAAGCTTCCAGTCGACCAGCTGTTGTACGTTCTCTGTCTTATGAGGAACCCAGAAAACTGCTCGAGCTTGAAACTTCCCAAAATGTCAAAAAGCAGTTTTGTCCTGCTATTCAGAAACTAATGAGTCGTGGAGTTGACCTGCATCCAGTATCTGAGTTACCAGAAAATCATTCTTGTGAAAACCAAAGTGAAAGAAGTGTGGAAGAATCATTAGCAGGACTGTTCCAATCTCAATCCTCAACAGGAAATATCTCTCTGCAGCAAACTCGCTTGGATAAATCCAGTTCCTTATTCCCTAAAGGTACTCACAAGTTGCTTCAGAAACTACATTGTACCCAGGCATCAATTTCCACATCATGTCCGACTGTTATACACTCTGACCTCTTCAGCAGAACTCCGAATGGTTCCCAGATGCAGCCTGTTTCACAGTCTCATTCTGCCTATCTTAGCTCCACCCGACAAGTGCAACCTGAAATGCAccatgttccaacaatagacaagTCCAAGAGCACTATTGCCTCAAATAGTTGTACTAATCAAATACAAGCCTCCAGTATCATACCCCCTCATGAATTGTTTCAGAAGCTGCAGATAGTTCAGCAGGATCAGCAACATCATGCTGGAAAAATGACTCTTGCAGCTAAGTTTTCAGCTCAGCCGCCACCATTAGTCAATCAGTCTGATTCTGCAATGAAACATTTTGATTCTCAAACTGAAAAATTTATCAGTTCAGAAAAACCAAACCTACTTATTCAG GCAATCTCCCCACAGCGCATTCCAGCTACAGTTATACCATCTCTGTTGATGTCGCCCACAGTGTTCACCCAGTCTTCAGTGGGAAAGCCAATGACGAGAGTAGAAGCAAGTGCCATACTTTTACCACAGACAGATACCATTATGGCTCCGAAACAGTTACACAGTGGTTTGCATTCATCTGCACAGGTGGCAGAGCTGACTATTAAAAAAACACATACGCTTACCAAGACTCAGTTACAGGAAactcttttgtatcttttgcaG AATGATCCCAACTTTGTGAATGCCATTTATGAAGCTTATCTCACAAGCCAATCAAACACCTCAGCAGAGAAGAAAACTTGA
- the LOC132824741 gene encoding mRNA-decapping enzyme 1B-like isoform X3: MNGRRLTSKGPYLFMQVSIYGIWFYDEVECQRIAELMKNLTQLEQLKAQQEVGSPISNQNEAVDIVQMLFKAEHEYNKVKLSSEPKQMTSSNLIRNSSNLIKPIPIKLTEFGTDTHYQQVQQQNKSTELGTKHLNLAVLFGTQEKSTLTNVPNETQEFKSKASSRPAVVRSLSYEEPRKLLELETSQNVKKQFCPAIQKLMSRGVDLHPVSELPENHSCENQSERSVEESLAGLFQSQSSTGNISLQQTRLDKSSSLFPKGTHKLLQKLHCTQASISTSCPTVIHSDLFSRTPNGSQMQPVSQSHSAYLSSTRQVQPEMHHVPTIDKSKSTIASNSCTNQIQASSIIPPHELFQKLQIVQQDQQHHAGKMTLAAKFSAQPPPLVNQSDSAMKHFDSQTEKFISSEKPNLLIQAISPQRIPATVIPSLLMSPTVFTQSSVGKPMTRVEASAILLPQTDTIMAPKQLHSGLHSSAQVAELTIKKTHTLTKTQLQETLLYLLQNDPNFVNAIYEAYLTSQSNTSAEKKT, from the exons TGTCAATCTATGGCATCTGGTTCTATGATGAGGTGGAATGTCAAAGAATTGCAGAACTTATGAAGAA TTTAACTCAGCTGGAGCAGTTGAAGGCACAACAAGAAGTTGGATCACCAATTTCTAACCAAAATGAAGCAGTGGACATTGTGCAGATGCTGTTCAAGGCTGAACACGAATATAATAAG GTTAAGCTGTCTTCTGAGCCAAAACAGATGACTAGTTCCAATCTGATTCGCAATAGTTCAAATTTGATCAAGCCAATTCCAATTAAATTGACTGAGTTTGGAACAGACACTCATTACCAACAAGTACAGCAACAGAACAAG AGCACAGAATTGGGAACAAAACATTTGAATTTGGCGGTCTTGTTTGGAACACAAGAAAAATCTACTTTAACTAATGTGCCAAATGAAACACAGGAATTCAAGAGTAAAGCTTCCAGTCGACCAGCTGTTGTACGTTCTCTGTCTTATGAGGAACCCAGAAAACTGCTCGAGCTTGAAACTTCCCAAAATGTCAAAAAGCAGTTTTGTCCTGCTATTCAGAAACTAATGAGTCGTGGAGTTGACCTGCATCCAGTATCTGAGTTACCAGAAAATCATTCTTGTGAAAACCAAAGTGAAAGAAGTGTGGAAGAATCATTAGCAGGACTGTTCCAATCTCAATCCTCAACAGGAAATATCTCTCTGCAGCAAACTCGCTTGGATAAATCCAGTTCCTTATTCCCTAAAGGTACTCACAAGTTGCTTCAGAAACTACATTGTACCCAGGCATCAATTTCCACATCATGTCCGACTGTTATACACTCTGACCTCTTCAGCAGAACTCCGAATGGTTCCCAGATGCAGCCTGTTTCACAGTCTCATTCTGCCTATCTTAGCTCCACCCGACAAGTGCAACCTGAAATGCAccatgttccaacaatagacaagTCCAAGAGCACTATTGCCTCAAATAGTTGTACTAATCAAATACAAGCCTCCAGTATCATACCCCCTCATGAATTGTTTCAGAAGCTGCAGATAGTTCAGCAGGATCAGCAACATCATGCTGGAAAAATGACTCTTGCAGCTAAGTTTTCAGCTCAGCCGCCACCATTAGTCAATCAGTCTGATTCTGCAATGAAACATTTTGATTCTCAAACTGAAAAATTTATCAGTTCAGAAAAACCAAACCTACTTATTCAG GCAATCTCCCCACAGCGCATTCCAGCTACAGTTATACCATCTCTGTTGATGTCGCCCACAGTGTTCACCCAGTCTTCAGTGGGAAAGCCAATGACGAGAGTAGAAGCAAGTGCCATACTTTTACCACAGACAGATACCATTATGGCTCCGAAACAGTTACACAGTGGTTTGCATTCATCTGCACAGGTGGCAGAGCTGACTATTAAAAAAACACATACGCTTACCAAGACTCAGTTACAGGAAactcttttgtatcttttgcaG AATGATCCCAACTTTGTGAATGCCATTTATGAAGCTTATCTCACAAGCCAATCAAACACCTCAGCAGAGAAGAAAACTTGA
- the LOC132824741 gene encoding mRNA-decapping enzyme 1B-like isoform X2: MNGSASPRHGFTIMNRLNVENRTEPITKDLDFQLQDPFLLYRNAQLSIYGIWFYDEVECQRIAELMKNLTQLEQLKAQQEVGSPISNQNEAVDIVQMLFKAEHEYNKVKLSSEPKQMTSSNLIRNSSNLIKPIPIKLTEFGTDTHYQQVQQQNKSTELGTKHLNLAVLFGTQEKSTLTNVPNETQEFKSKASSRPAVVRSLSYEEPRKLLELETSQNVKKQFCPAIQKLMSRGVDLHPVSELPENHSCENQSERSVEESLAGLFQSQSSTGNISLQQTRLDKSSSLFPKGTHKLLQKLHCTQASISTSCPTVIHSDLFSRTPNGSQMQPVSQSHSAYLSSTRQVQPEMHHVPTIDKSKSTIASNSCTNQIQASSIIPPHELFQKLQIVQQDQQHHAGKMTLAAKFSAQPPPLVNQSDSAMKHFDSQTEKFISSEKPNLLIQAISPQRIPATVIPSLLMSPTVFTQSSVGKPMTRVEASAILLPQTDTIMAPKQLHSGLHSSAQVAELTIKKTHTLTKTQLQETLLYLLQNDPNFVNAIYEAYLTSQSNTSAEKKT; encoded by the exons TGTCAATCTATGGCATCTGGTTCTATGATGAGGTGGAATGTCAAAGAATTGCAGAACTTATGAAGAA TTTAACTCAGCTGGAGCAGTTGAAGGCACAACAAGAAGTTGGATCACCAATTTCTAACCAAAATGAAGCAGTGGACATTGTGCAGATGCTGTTCAAGGCTGAACACGAATATAATAAG GTTAAGCTGTCTTCTGAGCCAAAACAGATGACTAGTTCCAATCTGATTCGCAATAGTTCAAATTTGATCAAGCCAATTCCAATTAAATTGACTGAGTTTGGAACAGACACTCATTACCAACAAGTACAGCAACAGAACAAG AGCACAGAATTGGGAACAAAACATTTGAATTTGGCGGTCTTGTTTGGAACACAAGAAAAATCTACTTTAACTAATGTGCCAAATGAAACACAGGAATTCAAGAGTAAAGCTTCCAGTCGACCAGCTGTTGTACGTTCTCTGTCTTATGAGGAACCCAGAAAACTGCTCGAGCTTGAAACTTCCCAAAATGTCAAAAAGCAGTTTTGTCCTGCTATTCAGAAACTAATGAGTCGTGGAGTTGACCTGCATCCAGTATCTGAGTTACCAGAAAATCATTCTTGTGAAAACCAAAGTGAAAGAAGTGTGGAAGAATCATTAGCAGGACTGTTCCAATCTCAATCCTCAACAGGAAATATCTCTCTGCAGCAAACTCGCTTGGATAAATCCAGTTCCTTATTCCCTAAAGGTACTCACAAGTTGCTTCAGAAACTACATTGTACCCAGGCATCAATTTCCACATCATGTCCGACTGTTATACACTCTGACCTCTTCAGCAGAACTCCGAATGGTTCCCAGATGCAGCCTGTTTCACAGTCTCATTCTGCCTATCTTAGCTCCACCCGACAAGTGCAACCTGAAATGCAccatgttccaacaatagacaagTCCAAGAGCACTATTGCCTCAAATAGTTGTACTAATCAAATACAAGCCTCCAGTATCATACCCCCTCATGAATTGTTTCAGAAGCTGCAGATAGTTCAGCAGGATCAGCAACATCATGCTGGAAAAATGACTCTTGCAGCTAAGTTTTCAGCTCAGCCGCCACCATTAGTCAATCAGTCTGATTCTGCAATGAAACATTTTGATTCTCAAACTGAAAAATTTATCAGTTCAGAAAAACCAAACCTACTTATTCAG GCAATCTCCCCACAGCGCATTCCAGCTACAGTTATACCATCTCTGTTGATGTCGCCCACAGTGTTCACCCAGTCTTCAGTGGGAAAGCCAATGACGAGAGTAGAAGCAAGTGCCATACTTTTACCACAGACAGATACCATTATGGCTCCGAAACAGTTACACAGTGGTTTGCATTCATCTGCACAGGTGGCAGAGCTGACTATTAAAAAAACACATACGCTTACCAAGACTCAGTTACAGGAAactcttttgtatcttttgcaG AATGATCCCAACTTTGTGAATGCCATTTATGAAGCTTATCTCACAAGCCAATCAAACACCTCAGCAGAGAAGAAAACTTGA